TCTTATCCCCAGCTAGAATAACGCCACCAATGCTCTTAGCTCTCTTTTCCAAGCCTAAATCAGTTAAATAGTCATCAACAACAGGAATTTTATGCCTCTGAGCATAAAGAATAAGTAAGTTTGCCCATTCTGTCGCTCCTCCCACTGCCCGAAAATAGAATAAATTAAAATCTGCTAAAGATTCACCTTCATATAAAATTTTAAATTCGTTCCCCTTTTGTCTCAGGGTCAAATCATCATATTGGATTGGGATCAATTCAATCCCTTCCTTTTTAGCGGATTCTAAAAATTTCTCTCCGGTATCAAACCAAACTCGATAAAATAAGGCAATTTTCATTTAAATTCTCCTAAATTGGGCTGATTCTATTGGCTCTGGTCTAACTAAAAAGCCCATCAAGTCCCTTAAACCTACTAAGAAAGGTGTTTTTAGGTGTGAACGCCTGGTAACACTAGCACTGGTTTTAATTCTCCTGCCTTTTAAGTAAAAAGTCAAACTAATTACTTTCCTTTCTTTCCTCTTACCTAGAGCCGATTGATAGTAACGGGTGAAAATCGTGTTCTCTGGAGTCAATAAGCCCAATTCTTCGGCCAGTTTTTTATCAATCGAGCTCCTTAGAGCTCCGGTATCTATCTTTGCTAAAACAGAGACTGTTTTCTTATTCGCCGCCTTAATCTTAACTTCCTCGAGAACATTAATAATTTTAGCCCCTTTTTTAGCAAGAACTTTATCAGCAAACCGCTCAGCAAAAAGGTCTTGGGCAATCTTTACCCCCTTTTCGGCTCCATCGACTGTTAAGCCTTCAACCCTCGCTAATCTCCCTCGTAAGGGCGCTAGATTAGCATTCTGAATATCTAGCCCCGGTCGAGCATTAAGTTCTAGAATCATTGGTCCTTTTTCCTTATCTAAAATGATATCAACTCCGAAAAAGCCTAACTGAGAAACAACTTCCTGAATTTTAACCGCTAAAATTAAGGTTTCTTCCCAAAAAGGTAACTTTAAACCATTAATTTTCTTCTTTGTCCCCGGAATAAGCTTAACTCTTCTGCCATTATAAAAGCCATAGGTCGTGATGCCGGTAGCTAAATCAATTCCCACTCCAATCGCTCCCTGGTGGAGATTAGCCTTTCCTCGAGATTCAGGCGTGGGTAAACGAAGCATAGCCATTACCGGCACCTTATTAAAAACGATTATTCGAATATCGGGTGTCCCTCGATAAGTATATCTTTTAAAAATTGGGTGAATTTTAACTCGTTCTTCAACAAAAGCTTTGTCAGGTAGATTATGAAGGCTAAAACGCCCAGCAAAGATATCAAGAATATGTTGTCTGATTTGACTGATATCAATCTTCTCATCTCCCATTAAATACCATTCCCCTGCCCATTTGCCTTTTTTCTTAATGACTAAAATTCCATCTCCACCTAAGCCTCGACTTGGTTTAACGACGAAATTACCTGGTAGTTTTTCCCATTGAAAATTATTCAAATCTTCAATTGTCTCAAAAACTGCGTAAAGTTTAGGATGAGGCAGATTATGCCTGCTGAGAATTTTTTTGGTTAAAAGCTTAGAATCAGCAATCTTCCTCCCTCTTTTTTTATTAAAGCGGAGATAAACTTGATTACGGGCATTTTTACCTAGGAGATAATAGGTCTTTGCCATAAATTAACCTTCTTTTAAAACTCGTCGGAAGCGAAACAATTCTAAAAGCCGTATGCCAGTATAGCGACCAATAAGAATATCAAAAACAGGCACAATAATTAAAGTCAATTCAGGATTAAGCAGAACAAATTTTTGCAGAATTTGGAGTTTCATTAAACCAAAACAAGAAAAAGCCAAAATCAATGTCTCAATCGTGATTTTAACCGCTTCCCTTAAACTTCTTCCCTTTTGGACATCAATAAAGGCTTCAGAAAGAAGAATCAAAATGAGAATTGGGAAAATGGAAACAATAGCAATATCCATCCATTCTAATAAAGGAGCAAAAAGGACTACTAAAAGAACAGCCAAAGAAATAAACCAAAACAACAAGGCCATTCGTGGTAAATAATGAATCCTGAT
The Patescibacteria group bacterium genome window above contains:
- a CDS encoding sugar-transfer associated ATP-grasp domain-containing protein, coding for MAKTYYLLGKNARNQVYLRFNKKRGRKIADSKLLTKKILSRHNLPHPKLYAVFETIEDLNNFQWEKLPGNFVVKPSRGLGGDGILVIKKKGKWAGEWYLMGDEKIDISQIRQHILDIFAGRFSLHNLPDKAFVEERVKIHPIFKRYTYRGTPDIRIIVFNKVPVMAMLRLPTPESRGKANLHQGAIGVGIDLATGITTYGFYNGRRVKLIPGTKKKINGLKLPFWEETLILAVKIQEVVSQLGFFGVDIILDKEKGPMILELNARPGLDIQNANLAPLRGRLARVEGLTVDGAEKGVKIAQDLFAERFADKVLAKKGAKIINVLEEVKIKAANKKTVSVLAKIDTGALRSSIDKKLAEELGLLTPENTIFTRYYQSALGKRKERKVISLTFYLKGRRIKTSASVTRRSHLKTPFLVGLRDLMGFLVRPEPIESAQFRRI